TCGTGGAGGCGGAGCTCGCCGCAGGTACGCCGCTGCGCTTCATTGCCCGGCATATCCTAGGCCTGTTTCAGGGGCAGCGCGGTGCCCGCAACTGGCGCAGAATGCTGTCGGACGCCAAACTGCTGAAGGGTGCCGACTGGCGCCTGATCGAACAGGCGCTGGCCGAGATCCAGCCGACCGGGGAGGAGACTCTATGATGAAAGCATTGCTGATGACCGCCGCGCTATTCCTGGCCGGCACGGTGCAGGCCGACCAGATCACCTTGTTGGCCACCATGGGCAACAAGGCCGTCGTCGATATCGACGGCAAGCGCCATACCGTGGCCATCGGCCAGAAAGCTGGCGTCGCCAAGCTGGTGAAGCTCGACGGCGAAAGCGCTGTGTTTGAGGTGGATAGCAAGCAACGCCGACTATTGCTGGGCGAAGGTTATGTGGCTGGCAACAGCACAGTCAGCCAAGAAGGTGCCAGCGTTGTGCTCAGCCCGGACGCCAAGGGCCACTACTTCGCACAGCTTTCCATCAACGGCAATAGCGTGAATGGCGTGGTCGATACAGGTGCCACCCATCTTTCAATGAACGTGGAACAGGCCAAACGCCTCGGTATCGCCTATGCGAACGGACAACCCGCCCAAGCCCAGACTGCCAACGGTACTATCAAGGCTTGGATTATCCAACTGCAGCAAGTGAAGATCGGCGGTATCACCATCTACAACACGCCAGCCACCGTGCGCGAGGGCGGCGACGATACCCCCGTGCTGATCGGCACCAGCTTCCTCAACCGCTTCCAGATGAAGCGCGACCAGGAACTGATGATCCTGACCAAGAAGGCGTACTGATCCCATGACCAAGCGCATCGTGCTGGCCAGTAACAATGCCGGCAAGCTTCGGGAGTTCGCCAAGCTGTTCGCCACCCTCGACATCGAGATCGTGCCGCAGGCCGAGCTCGGCGTGAGCGAGGCCGAGGAGCCGCATCACACCTTCGTCGAGAACGCGCTCGCCAAGGCGCGTCACGCCGCGCGCGCCACCGGCCTGCCGGCCCTTGCCGACGACTCGGGCATCTGCGTTGCCGCGCTCGGCGGCGCGCCGGGCGTGTATTCGGCACGCTACGCCGGCGAGCCCAAGTCCGATGCGCGCAACAACGAGAAGCTGCTGGCCGAACTTACCAGCCAGACTGATCGCCGCGCCTGGTATTACGCCGCGCTGGTGCTGGTGCGCCACGCCGACGATCCGCAGCCCTTGATCGCCGACGGCGTCTGCCTGGGCGAAGTGCTGACCGCGCCGCAGGGCGACGGTGGCTTCGGCTACGACCCGCTGTTCTGGCTGCCGCAGTTCGGCAAGACCGTCGCCGAGATCAGCGCTGACGAGAAGGCGCAGATCTCGCACCGTGGCAAGGCGCTGCGCGTGCTGATCGCCAAGCTCGCGGAAACCGGGCTATGAGCGCCTGCGCCAACGAAGCGCGCTACGCCATCTGGCGGCGTGACGACGCCAGCGTGGTCTCCTGCACCGAGAAGGTGAAGGTGATGAACGAGAACCTCGACGAGCTGGTCCAGGCGATGCAGGACGCCTTCGAGGACGGCCTGTTGATGGAAGTCTCCGAAGGCCAGATGCGCGATGTGCTGCACCAGCTGGTCGACCGGCTGAACAACCCCTACCACCGCTGATTCCTCCGGCGGCGCCACGGCGCACGCCGGGCGCGCCACCATGCAGACCATCTCCCTCGCCAGCCTCAAGCGCACGCTCTCGCCCACCGCAGTGGAGCTCGCGGCGCTGCCGCCGCTGGCGCTCTACATCCATTTTCCCTGGTGCGTGCAGAAGTGCCCGTACTGCGATTTCAACTCGCATACGCAAAAGGGGGGCCTGCCGGAGGACGAGTACATCGCCGCGCTGCTGGCGGACCTCGAATCCTGTCTGCCGTCAGTGTGGGGCCGGCCAGTGTCGACCATCTTCATGGGCGGTGGCACCCCCAGCCTGTTCTCGGCCGGCGCGATCGACACGCTGCTCGCTGGCATCCGCGCCCGCATCAAACTGCTGCCCGATGCCGAGATCACGCTGGAAGCCAATCCCGGTACCTTCGAGGCGGAGAAGTTCGCCGGCTATCGCGCAGCTGGCGTGAACCGGCTGTCGATCGGTATCCAAAGCCTCGATGACGCCAAGCTCAAGGCACTGGGCCGCATCCATGGCCGCGACGAGGCGCTGGCGGCAGTCGAGATTGCGCACCGCCATTTCGACAACTTCAACCTCGACGTGATGTATGCGCTGCCGGAGCAAACACTCGCCGAAGCGCTCGCCGATATCGATGCCGCGATCGCGCTGGCCCCACCGCACCTGTCGGCCTATCACCTGACGCTGGAACCGAACACGCTGTTCCACCGCTATCCGCCCGCACTGCCGGACGATGACCTCGCTGCCGACATGCAGGATGCGATCGAGGCCCGGCTCGCCGCGGCCGGCTACCAGCATTACGAGACCAGCGCCTTTGCCAAGCCCGGCCATCGCGCGCGGCACAATGTGAACTACTGGCAGTTCGGCGACTACCTCGGCATCGGTGCCGGTGCGCACGCCAAGATCAGCTTTCCCGACCGCATCACCCGCCAGGCCCGCTACAAGCAGCCGGGTGACTACCTCGCCCGCATGGCCGCAGGCTCGGCGGTCCAGACCGAGGAGACGCTGACGCGCGCGCAACTGCCGTTCGAGTTCATGCTCAATCTGCTACGGCTTACCGACGGCTTTGCGCTCAGCCTCTATGCCGAGCGCACCGGCCTGCCGTTGCCCACGGTGCTGCCGCAGCTGGAACGCGCCTGTAGCGAGGGATTACTGGAACACGACGGCGACTGGGTACGCCCGACCGATCAGGGCCGGCGCTTTCTCAATACGCTGCTGGAACGCTTTCTTTGACCTGGCTGGGGTGAGGCGTACCGCGGTGATTGCATAAAACGTGTCCGCGTCATACGCTGCCCCGATCAATCTGCCCCTACACAGCATGCCTACGCTCAACCTTCTGTACGTCGAAGACAACGCGATCCTGCGCGCCACCATCTGCGAATACCTGGAAGACCTGGGGCATGCGGTCACCGCGCGAGGCAATGCCGAGGAGGCGCTGGCGGCGCTGGCCACTCAGCATTTCGACGTGCTGTTGAGCGATGTCAGCCTGCCAGGGCGCTCGGGCCTGGAGCTGGTGCGCGAGGCTGCCGCAATGCAGCCGGCGTTGCGGCTGGTGCTGGCCACCGGCCACACACTCGATCGCGAGCTCGACCAACTGGGCCTGCCGGTGCAACTGCTGGCCAAGCCGTTCGACCTCGACGCGCTGGAAGCCGTACTCGACGTGTAGGTGCTCTCCTACGCGCTGTCGGAATCGTCCGATGGCGCGTCCTCCTCCCGGCGGCGAAGATGTCAGCCTATCGCCCATAGCGTCCGTCCGGATTCAAAGATGGCCCAGACCATCCTTATCGTCGAAGACAATGAAGACCTGCTCGAATGCATTGCCGAGGAGGTGATCCATCTCGGCCATCTGCCGCTGTGCGCCCGCAGTGTTGCCGAGGCACGCGCGCTGCTCGCCGAGCGCGACGACATCGGTGCTTTGCTGGTGGATCTGGAGCTGGGTGGCGATCTGAACGGTGAACAACTGGCCCAATATGCCCAGGCACTGCGGCCCACGCTGCACGTGATCATTGCCACCGGCCACGATGCCGGGCAGCTGAGCGCCGAAGGGCGCGACCGCTATCCGCTGTTGCGCAAACCCTATTCCCTCGCCGAGCTGGCCCACGCCCTCGACCTGCCATGACCCTGCATACCGATACCCCCAAGCTCTCCGAAACCGAAGCCTTTCGCAAGGTACTGTCGCGCAATGTGATGCTCCCCTTGCTGTTGGGACTTGTCAGCGCCGGCGTCTTCGTCGCCTTGCTGATGTACCTGGTCTCGGTAATGCGGCTGGTCGACCATTCCAACCAAGTGATCAGTGCCGCCCACGAAAGCAGCAAACTGATCATCGATTCGGAAACCGGCCTGCGCGGCTACATGCTCACCGGCCGGCGCGGATTCCTTGCGCCATACAACAACGCCGTCGGCAATGTGCCGGCCGAACTCGATGGCCTTGCCCGGCTGGTCAACGACAACCCGCAGCAGGTCCGCCGGATCGACAAGGCGGGCACGCTTTTCAAGGAATGGCTGAGCTACAGCGAGCAGGCGATCTGGCTGAAGGACAACGGCGGCGATGT
This region of Chitinolyticbacter meiyuanensis genomic DNA includes:
- a CDS encoding retropepsin-like aspartic protease family protein, producing the protein MMKALLMTAALFLAGTVQADQITLLATMGNKAVVDIDGKRHTVAIGQKAGVAKLVKLDGESAVFEVDSKQRRLLLGEGYVAGNSTVSQEGASVVLSPDAKGHYFAQLSINGNSVNGVVDTGATHLSMNVEQAKRLGIAYANGQPAQAQTANGTIKAWIIQLQQVKIGGITIYNTPATVREGGDDTPVLIGTSFLNRFQMKRDQELMILTKKAY
- the rdgB gene encoding RdgB/HAM1 family non-canonical purine NTP pyrophosphatase, whose translation is MTKRIVLASNNAGKLREFAKLFATLDIEIVPQAELGVSEAEEPHHTFVENALAKARHAARATGLPALADDSGICVAALGGAPGVYSARYAGEPKSDARNNEKLLAELTSQTDRRAWYYAALVLVRHADDPQPLIADGVCLGEVLTAPQGDGGFGYDPLFWLPQFGKTVAEISADEKAQISHRGKALRVLIAKLAETGL
- the hemW gene encoding radical SAM family heme chaperone HemW encodes the protein MQTISLASLKRTLSPTAVELAALPPLALYIHFPWCVQKCPYCDFNSHTQKGGLPEDEYIAALLADLESCLPSVWGRPVSTIFMGGGTPSLFSAGAIDTLLAGIRARIKLLPDAEITLEANPGTFEAEKFAGYRAAGVNRLSIGIQSLDDAKLKALGRIHGRDEALAAVEIAHRHFDNFNLDVMYALPEQTLAEALADIDAAIALAPPHLSAYHLTLEPNTLFHRYPPALPDDDLAADMQDAIEARLAAAGYQHYETSAFAKPGHRARHNVNYWQFGDYLGIGAGAHAKISFPDRITRQARYKQPGDYLARMAAGSAVQTEETLTRAQLPFEFMLNLLRLTDGFALSLYAERTGLPLPTVLPQLERACSEGLLEHDGDWVRPTDQGRRFLNTLLERFL
- a CDS encoding response regulator yields the protein MPTLNLLYVEDNAILRATICEYLEDLGHAVTARGNAEEALAALATQHFDVLLSDVSLPGRSGLELVREAAAMQPALRLVLATGHTLDRELDQLGLPVQLLAKPFDLDALEAVLDV
- a CDS encoding response regulator yields the protein MAQTILIVEDNEDLLECIAEEVIHLGHLPLCARSVAEARALLAERDDIGALLVDLELGGDLNGEQLAQYAQALRPTLHVIIATGHDAGQLSAEGRDRYPLLRKPYSLAELAHALDLP